Part of the Thermococcus sp. 18S1 genome, AACGAGGCGGAAGTTGTACTCACCTATCTTATCCGCCAGTGCAACTTTCCTGTCCTCGGGAATCGGCAGGTTGAAGACCTCCCTGTGCATCTGGATCAGCACGTCCTCACCGCTGAGGCCCTGCTTGAGGAGAATCTCCCTGAGCTTCTCCCTCGCCTTGAGGAAGTTGCCCTCCAGTGCCAGGTTCATCATATCGCGCACATCCTCCGGCCTGGCCCTGCTCGCGACGAGAAAGACGTTCTCATCGGTTATCGTTTTATCGAGCGCCGCGGCCGCCTGCAGGACGTTTATTGCTCTCCTGAGGTCTCCCTCGGCAACGTACAGTATGGCCTGGAGGCCGTCCTCCGTCAGCTCGAGCCCCTCGTTCTCCGCTATGTGCCGTATGCGCTCGGCCACGTCCTCGTCGTTGAGCGGCCTGAAGCGGAAGATTGCACAGCGGCTCTGGATGGGTTCGATAATCTTGGAGGAGTAGTTGCAGCTCAGGATGAAGCGAACGTTGTTCGAGAACATCTCCATCGTTCTCCTCAGCGCCTGCTGGGCGTCCTGGGTCAAAGCGTCCGCCTCGTCGAGGAAGATTATCTTGAAGCTCGCCCCGCCTATCGGCTTGGTTCTCGCGAACTCTTTCACCTTCTCACGGATGACGTTTATGCCGCGCTCGTCGCTCGCGTTGAGCTCGAGGAAGTTGTGCCTCCAGTGCTCCCCGAAAAGCTCGCGGGCGAGGGCCAGAGCGGCAGTCGTCTTTCCGACGCCGGGCGGGCCGGCGAAGAGAAGGTGCGGCATGGAGCCGGTTTTGGCGTAGTGCTTGAGCCTTTTGACTATGTGAGCCTGACCGACGATGTCATCGAGCCTCGCGGGCCTGTATTTCTCAACCCAGGGCTTTTCAAGAATCCTAACTTCCTGAACTTCATCCGGCATGGTTATCACCTACCCAAATCTAAACGGCACTTGGGGATATTAAGGTTACCGGTGAGTGGTGCCCCCCTCTGGGGGCCCTGTTCAGCGGCTGCACCAAAGGAGGCACTGCAAAACTTTTATACCTCGATGACCAAAAAACGACCGGTGGTTCTCATGGCAAAGCTGGACTGGATTAAGGAAGAGCTCAAAGAGCTCAAGGACAAGGGCTTGTATGTAACCATAAGAAAGCTCGAGAGCTCCCAGGGACCCTGGGTCGTCGTTGACGGAAAGCGCGTTCTGAATATGTGTTCGAACAACTACCTCGGTTTGGCCGCACACCCCAAGATAAAGGAGGCCGCGATAAGGGCCATCCTCGACTACGGCGTCGGTGCCGGAGCTGTTAGGACCATCGCCGGTACCATGGAGCTCCACGTGGAGCTCGAGGAGAAGCTGGCCAAGTTCAAGAAGAGGGAAGCTGCAATACTCTTCCAGAGCGGCTACAACGCCAACCTCGGCGCTTTAAGTGCTCTCCTCACCAAGAAGGACAACGGCGTGTTCATCAGCGAGGAGCTCAACCACGCGAGCATTATAGACGGAATGCGCCTCAGCGGTGCTCCGAAGGTCATCTACAAGCACCTCGACATGGACGACCTCAAGAAGAAGCTTGAGGAGAACAAGGACAAGGAGAAGAAGATAATCGTCAGCGATGGTGTCTTCTCGATGGACGGTGACCTCGCCCCGCTGCCGGAGATGGCGGAGCTGGCCGAGCAGTACGATGCGATGCTCTACATAGACGACGCCCACGGTGAGGGTGTCCTCGGAGACAGCGGAAGGGGTATAGTTGACCACTTCAAACTCCACGACCGCGTTGACTTCGAGATGGGTACGCTGAGCAAGGCCTTCGGTGTCATCGGCGGCTACGTCGCCGGACCGGAGGAGGCCATCGACTACCTCCGCCAGCGCGGAAGGCCGTTCCTCTTCTCAAGCGCCCCGAACCCGCCCGACGTCGCCGCGGCCATAGCTTCCGTCGAGATACTCCAGCACAGCGACGAGCTCGTCAGGAAGCTCTGGGACAACACCCACTTCCTCCAGAACGGGCTGAGGGACCTCGGCTACGACCTCGGCGGAACCAAGCACCCGATCACCCCGGTCATGCTCTACGACGAGAAGACCGCCCAGGAGTTCTCAAGGAGGCTCTACGACGAGTACAACATCTTCGCGCAGGCCATCGTCTACCCGACCGTCCCGCTCGGAACCGCGAGGATAAGGCTCGAGCCTTCAGCGGCCCACAGCAAGGAGGACCTCCAGTACGTGCTGGATGCCTTCGAGGACCTCGGAAAGAAGACCGGGTTCCTGAAGTGAGGGCTTTTTCCCTTTTACTCTTCTCACATGCCTCCTGAGAAGGAACCGAAGACGATGAAGCCAAGAACGTACGAAGCAAAGAGGGCGACAAGCCCAACGCCCATCAGCTCCTGTAGTTTTCCCTGGCTGGATTCCTCCCCATAAAAGCCCATCCCAAGCATGCGCCTGTTGTCCGCTTTAGGAACAATCCAGCTGAGGGCCACCGCCCAGAGGATTAACAAAATGGCCGCCACGTACAGGTTACCACCGAACAGGACTATGAAGTGCAGAAAACCGAGCGCAAAGGAAAGCAGGGACACCACCAGGAACAGCAAGATCGAACCCCGGCCCGGCCAGGAACCGAGGAAAATACGATGATAGGCGACACGAAGGAGAAGCCAGAGAAAAGGCCACAGAAAGAGCGCAATGAGAGGTACCATCAAAACTTCACCCACTCAATCTTATAGTACACCACGTCGTTGTCCTCGTCAACGACGGCCATCACCATGTTCTTCCTGACGCCGTGGGCGACGCGGACGCGGGCGGTAATGTCGTTCGGAGAAAAGCGGAGGTTCTC contains:
- a CDS encoding replication factor C small subunit, coding for MPDEVQEVRILEKPWVEKYRPARLDDIVGQAHIVKRLKHYAKTGSMPHLLFAGPPGVGKTTAALALARELFGEHWRHNFLELNASDERGINVIREKVKEFARTKPIGGASFKIIFLDEADALTQDAQQALRRTMEMFSNNVRFILSCNYSSKIIEPIQSRCAIFRFRPLNDEDVAERIRHIAENEGLELTEDGLQAILYVAEGDLRRAINVLQAAAALDKTITDENVFLVASRARPEDVRDMMNLALEGNFLKAREKLREILLKQGLSGEDVLIQMHREVFNLPIPEDRKVALADKIGEYNFRLVEGANEMIQLEALLAQFTIMGK
- a CDS encoding glycine C-acetyltransferase — its product is MAKLDWIKEELKELKDKGLYVTIRKLESSQGPWVVVDGKRVLNMCSNNYLGLAAHPKIKEAAIRAILDYGVGAGAVRTIAGTMELHVELEEKLAKFKKREAAILFQSGYNANLGALSALLTKKDNGVFISEELNHASIIDGMRLSGAPKVIYKHLDMDDLKKKLEENKDKEKKIIVSDGVFSMDGDLAPLPEMAELAEQYDAMLYIDDAHGEGVLGDSGRGIVDHFKLHDRVDFEMGTLSKAFGVIGGYVAGPEEAIDYLRQRGRPFLFSSAPNPPDVAAAIASVEILQHSDELVRKLWDNTHFLQNGLRDLGYDLGGTKHPITPVMLYDEKTAQEFSRRLYDEYNIFAQAIVYPTVPLGTARIRLEPSAAHSKEDLQYVLDAFEDLGKKTGFLK